One genomic window of Cyanobium sp. ATX 6F1 includes the following:
- the rlmN gene encoding 23S rRNA (adenine(2503)-C(2))-methyltransferase RlmN translates to MALSGPPALAPGALPHLLGLGPEALEAWAVAEGQPAFRGRQLHDWIYAKGARSLEAITVLPKAWRERLAERERDPERGPDRLQGGSGLIGRSSELQRSVARDGTIKLLLATGDGLSLETVGIPAGDRLTVCVSSQVGCPMACRFCATGQQGLQRSLAVHEIVDQVLSVREVMDQRPSHVVFMGMGEPLLNVEAVLAAVHSLCRDLGMAQRQITISTVGVPGALPQLAERALAVLGRAQFTLAVSLHAPDQALREELIPTARAYPIETLLEDCRRYVAITGRRVSFEYILLGGVNDLPRHADALAQRLRGFQSHVNLIAYNPIEEEEFQRPSPQRVQAFKAVLERRHVAVSVRASRGLDADAACGQLRRRASAGIALGIEGAAGLALAPGRDHSHQ, encoded by the coding sequence ATGGCCCTGAGCGGGCCCCCTGCTCTGGCCCCAGGGGCGCTGCCGCATCTGCTTGGTCTGGGGCCCGAAGCGCTGGAAGCGTGGGCGGTGGCCGAGGGCCAGCCCGCCTTCCGCGGCCGGCAGCTGCACGATTGGATCTACGCCAAGGGTGCCCGAAGCCTGGAGGCGATCACCGTGCTGCCGAAGGCCTGGCGTGAGCGCCTTGCCGAGCGCGAACGTGACCCGGAGCGCGGACCCGATCGCCTGCAGGGTGGTTCCGGCCTGATCGGCCGTTCCAGCGAACTGCAGCGCAGCGTCGCCCGCGATGGCACCATCAAGTTGCTGCTGGCCACGGGCGACGGCCTCAGCCTGGAGACCGTGGGCATTCCCGCCGGCGATCGGCTCACGGTCTGCGTCAGCAGCCAGGTGGGCTGCCCCATGGCCTGCCGCTTCTGCGCCACCGGCCAACAGGGACTGCAGCGCTCCCTGGCGGTGCACGAAATCGTCGATCAGGTGCTGAGCGTCCGCGAGGTGATGGATCAACGCCCCAGCCATGTGGTGTTCATGGGCATGGGCGAGCCGCTGCTCAACGTCGAGGCCGTGCTCGCTGCCGTTCATTCGCTCTGCCGTGATCTGGGCATGGCCCAGCGCCAGATCACGATCAGCACCGTGGGCGTGCCAGGAGCCCTGCCTCAGCTGGCGGAGCGGGCCCTGGCGGTGCTGGGGCGGGCCCAGTTCACCCTGGCGGTGAGCCTCCACGCCCCTGACCAGGCCCTGCGGGAGGAACTGATTCCCACCGCTCGGGCCTATCCGATCGAGACCTTGCTGGAGGATTGCCGCCGCTATGTGGCGATCACCGGACGGCGGGTGAGCTTCGAGTACATCCTGCTGGGAGGCGTCAACGACCTGCCCCGCCACGCCGATGCCCTGGCCCAGCGGCTGCGGGGCTTCCAGAGCCATGTGAATCTGATCGCCTACAACCCGATCGAGGAGGAAGAATTCCAGCGGCCTTCGCCGCAGCGGGTGCAGGCGTTCAAGGCCGTGCTTGAGCGCCGGCACGTGGCCGTGAGCGTGCGCGCCAGTCGCGGGCTCGATGCCGATGCGGCCTGCGGGCAGTTGCGGCGCCGGGCCTCAGCTGGGATCGCGCTCGGGATCGAAGGCGCCGCGGGCCTGGCTCTCGCCCCAGGGCGTGACCACAGCCATCAGTAA
- a CDS encoding high light inducible protein, whose amino-acid sequence MTLPAPTRVPQRRLPRFGFHTHTEKLNGRLAMLGFVALLAVEYWLGHGLLAWP is encoded by the coding sequence ATGACCCTGCCTGCCCCGACGCGCGTTCCCCAGCGCCGCCTGCCCCGTTTCGGCTTTCACACCCACACCGAGAAGCTCAACGGCCGCCTCGCGATGCTCGGCTTTGTGGCTTTGCTGGCTGTGGAGTACTGGCTCGGCCACGGGCTGTTGGCATGGCCCTGA
- a CDS encoding DNA-directed RNA polymerase subunit gamma, with protein MTNSNSRIENHFDYVKITLASPERIMQWGQRTLPNGQVVGEVTKPETINYRTLKPEMDGLFCEKIFGPSKDWECHCGKYKRVRHRGIVCERCGVEVTESRVRRHRMGFIKLAAPVSHVWYLKGIPSYVAILLDMPLRDVEQIVYFNCYVVLEKGDHKDLTYKQLLTEDEWLEIEDQIYAEDSEIENEPEVGIGAEALKRLLNDLNLPEIAEQLRGEINGSKGQKRAKLIKRLRVIDNFIATGAKPEWMVLDVIPVIPPDLRPMVQLDGGRFATSDLNDLYRRVINRNNRLARLQEILAPEIIVRNEKRMLQEAVDALIDNGRRGRTVVGANNRPLKSLSDIIEGKQGRFRQNLLGKRVDYSGRSVIVVGPKLKMHQCGLPKEMAIELFQPFVIHRLIRQNIVNNIKAAKKLIQRADDEVMQVLQEVIEGHPILLNRAPTLHRLGIQAFEPKLVDGRAIQLHPLVCPAFNADFDGDQMAVHVPLAIEAQTEARMLMLASNNILSPATGEPIITPSQDMVLGSYYLTAVEPGASKPAFGDRRLTFAGLSDVISAFDEKHLVLHDWVWVRFSGGVDDDDEGDAPIKEETLSDGTRIEQWRYRRDRFDEDGALISRYLLTTVGRVVMNNTIISAVAAT; from the coding sequence ATGACGAACAGTAATTCACGCATCGAGAACCACTTCGACTACGTCAAGATCACGCTCGCTTCGCCCGAGCGGATCATGCAGTGGGGGCAGCGCACCCTGCCGAACGGTCAGGTGGTGGGCGAGGTGACGAAGCCGGAAACGATCAACTACCGCACCCTCAAGCCCGAGATGGACGGGCTCTTCTGCGAGAAGATCTTCGGCCCCTCCAAGGACTGGGAATGCCACTGCGGCAAGTACAAGCGGGTGCGCCACCGGGGCATCGTCTGTGAGCGCTGCGGCGTTGAGGTCACCGAAAGCCGGGTGCGCCGGCACCGCATGGGCTTCATCAAGCTCGCGGCTCCGGTCTCCCATGTGTGGTATCTCAAGGGGATCCCCAGCTACGTGGCGATCCTGCTCGACATGCCCCTGCGGGATGTGGAGCAGATCGTCTACTTCAACTGCTACGTGGTGCTCGAGAAGGGGGATCACAAAGACCTCACCTACAAGCAGCTGCTTACCGAAGACGAGTGGCTGGAAATCGAGGACCAGATCTACGCCGAGGATTCCGAGATCGAGAATGAGCCCGAGGTGGGCATCGGCGCCGAGGCGCTCAAGCGGTTGCTCAACGATCTCAACCTGCCCGAAATCGCCGAACAGCTGCGCGGTGAGATCAACGGCAGCAAGGGCCAGAAGCGGGCCAAACTGATCAAGCGCCTGCGCGTGATCGACAACTTCATCGCCACCGGGGCCAAGCCCGAATGGATGGTGCTGGATGTGATCCCGGTGATCCCCCCCGACCTGCGCCCGATGGTGCAGCTCGATGGCGGCCGCTTCGCCACCAGCGACCTGAATGATCTCTACCGGCGGGTGATCAACCGCAACAACCGCCTGGCGCGGCTGCAGGAAATCCTCGCTCCCGAAATCATCGTCCGCAACGAGAAGCGGATGCTCCAGGAGGCTGTCGATGCCCTGATCGACAACGGCCGCCGCGGCCGCACCGTGGTGGGTGCCAACAACCGTCCGCTCAAATCGCTCAGCGACATCATCGAGGGCAAGCAGGGTCGATTCCGTCAGAACCTCCTGGGCAAGCGGGTCGACTACTCCGGTCGTTCCGTGATCGTGGTGGGTCCCAAGCTCAAGATGCACCAGTGCGGTCTGCCCAAGGAGATGGCGATCGAGCTGTTCCAGCCGTTCGTGATCCATCGCCTGATCCGCCAGAACATCGTCAACAACATCAAGGCGGCCAAGAAGCTGATCCAGCGCGCCGACGATGAGGTGATGCAGGTGCTCCAGGAGGTGATCGAGGGTCACCCGATTCTTTTGAACCGGGCACCTACCCTTCACCGCCTCGGCATTCAGGCCTTCGAGCCGAAGCTCGTGGACGGCCGCGCCATCCAGCTGCATCCGCTGGTGTGCCCCGCCTTCAACGCCGACTTCGACGGTGACCAGATGGCCGTGCACGTGCCCCTCGCGATCGAGGCCCAGACCGAGGCCCGCATGCTGATGCTGGCCAGCAACAACATCCTCTCGCCCGCCACCGGCGAGCCGATCATCACGCCCTCCCAGGACATGGTGCTTGGTTCCTATTACCTCACGGCTGTGGAGCCCGGCGCCAGCAAGCCCGCCTTCGGTGACCGCCGCCTCACCTTCGCCGGCCTCAGCGATGTGATCAGCGCCTTCGATGAAAAGCACCTCGTTCTGCACGATTGGGTGTGGGTGCGCTTCAGCGGTGGGGTCGACGACGACGACGAAGGCGATGCACCGATCAAGGAGGAAACCCTCAGCGATGGCACCCGCATCGAACAGTGGCGCTACCGCCGCGACCGCTTCGACGAAGACGGCGCCCTGATCAGCCGCTATCTGCTCACCACCGTGGGACGAGTCGTGATGAACAACACGATCATTTCCGCCGTGGCCGCCACCTGA
- a CDS encoding DNA-directed RNA polymerase subunit beta' produces the protein MTTTPAKKTSKKAAKAIEPVVEAPVLGACAPLSKAAPPFRNRVIDKKALRNLVAWAYKNHGTAATASMADELKDLGFHYATQAAVSISVDDLRIPSDKPALLREAEEQITATEERYRLGEITEVERHTKVIDTWTETNERLVEAVRRNFNENDPLNSVWMMANSGARGNMSQVRQLVGMRGLMANPQGEIIDLPIRTNFREGLTVTEYVISSYGARKGLVDTALRTADSGYLTRRLVDVAQDVIVREDDCGTTRCIPIDADDKGKYAAKLVGRLAAEPVLDANGEVLVPRDGEIDPPLSRRIEAAGVRSVKVRSPLTCEAARSVCRKCYGWALAHNELVDLGEAVGIVAAQSIGEPGTQLTMRTFHTGGVSTAESGVVRSVVEGTIEFGSKARVRPFRTPHGVEAQIAELDFTLQVKPSGKGKVQKLDITSGSILFVDDGQTLPSDTILAQISAGATTKKSVEKASKDVICDLAGQVRYEEVIQPKEVTDRQGNITLKAQRLGRLWVLSGDVYNLPPNAQPVVPGTQPVKTGDVLAESRLVSEYGGAVRLRESTGDSREVQIVTASLTLKDCKLLGESTHSGETWHLEGKDSIRYLLKTRPGSKISGGEVIAELADDRFRTSTGGMVKFAPGLTIKKARSAKNGYEVNKGGTLLWIPQETHEINKDISLLMIEDGQWIEAGTEVVKDIFSQTAGIVTVTQKNDILREIIVRSGKLHLISDSKVLSRYGGDGKMVNPGEEIAPGLKAEAMQFVEAVETTEGGALLLRPVEEYAIPDEAHLPELATIKQNGGPTLGLKAVQRLTYKDGELIKSVDSIELLRTQLILETHDTTPQMTVDVESVPDKRAKTIERLQLVILESLLVRRDTLSDASHGSTHTELQVEDGIAVKSGDVVATTQILCKEDGVVQLPDLVEGEPIRRLIVERAGDTKPIALGSAKASVSLGQRVVDGDELAPGVLAGHCGEVEAIDGHSVTLRLGRPYMVSPDSVLHVRDGELVQRGDALALLVFERQKTGDIVQGLPRIEELLEARRPRESAILCRKAGTVQIKLGDDGDSVTVSVIEQDDMITDYPILLGRNVMVSDGQQVTAGEFLTDGPVNPHELLDCYFEDLRSRNPALDAAQVAISHLQFRLVQEVQNVYKSQGVTIDDKHIEVIVRQMTSKVRIEDAGDTTLLPGELIELRQVEQVNGAMAITGGAPAEFTPVLLGITKASLNTDSFISAASFQETTRVLTEAAIEGKSDWLRGLKENVIIGRLIPAGTGFSGFEEELRAEAGPHPDILDEESSGYRRVQNLRPDYTVEMPAAPSVASQVVLDDPSDEDLEATRSRHGIEATASSFAAFARPAVDEGLEEVLIADPEAIEGLQEEGLLSEE, from the coding sequence ATGACCACCACCCCCGCCAAGAAAACCTCCAAGAAGGCCGCCAAGGCCATCGAGCCGGTCGTTGAAGCCCCGGTGCTTGGTGCCTGCGCTCCGCTCAGCAAGGCGGCTCCCCCGTTCCGCAACCGGGTGATCGACAAGAAGGCCCTGCGCAACCTGGTGGCCTGGGCGTACAAGAACCACGGCACGGCGGCCACCGCCTCGATGGCCGATGAGCTCAAGGATCTGGGCTTCCACTACGCCACCCAGGCGGCGGTGTCGATTTCCGTTGACGACCTGCGCATCCCCAGCGACAAGCCGGCGCTGCTTCGCGAAGCAGAGGAGCAGATCACCGCCACCGAGGAGCGCTACCGGCTGGGGGAGATCACCGAAGTTGAGCGCCACACCAAGGTGATCGACACCTGGACCGAAACCAACGAACGGCTGGTGGAGGCCGTGCGGCGGAACTTCAACGAGAACGATCCACTCAATTCGGTGTGGATGATGGCCAACTCCGGCGCCCGGGGGAACATGTCCCAGGTGCGTCAGCTGGTGGGCATGCGTGGCCTGATGGCCAACCCCCAGGGGGAGATCATCGACCTGCCGATCCGTACCAATTTCCGTGAGGGCCTCACGGTCACCGAGTACGTGATCTCCTCGTATGGAGCTCGCAAGGGACTGGTCGACACCGCCCTGCGCACGGCGGATTCCGGTTACCTCACCCGCCGTCTGGTGGACGTCGCCCAGGACGTGATCGTGCGCGAGGACGACTGCGGCACCACCCGCTGCATCCCCATCGATGCCGATGACAAGGGCAAGTACGCCGCCAAGTTGGTGGGGCGCCTGGCGGCCGAGCCGGTGCTGGATGCCAATGGCGAGGTCCTGGTCCCCCGCGACGGCGAGATCGACCCGCCCCTCTCCCGCCGCATCGAGGCCGCCGGTGTGCGCAGCGTGAAAGTGCGCTCGCCGCTCACCTGCGAGGCCGCCCGTTCGGTCTGCCGCAAGTGCTACGGCTGGGCCCTGGCCCACAACGAACTCGTCGATCTCGGCGAAGCCGTCGGCATCGTCGCCGCCCAGTCCATCGGCGAGCCGGGCACCCAGCTGACCATGCGCACCTTCCACACCGGTGGTGTGTCCACGGCCGAAAGTGGCGTGGTGCGTTCCGTGGTGGAGGGCACGATCGAATTCGGCAGCAAGGCCCGGGTGCGTCCCTTCCGCACCCCCCATGGTGTGGAGGCCCAGATCGCCGAGCTTGATTTCACCCTGCAGGTGAAGCCCAGCGGCAAGGGCAAGGTGCAGAAGCTGGACATCACCAGCGGTTCGATCCTGTTCGTCGACGACGGTCAGACCCTGCCCTCTGACACGATCCTGGCCCAGATCTCCGCCGGTGCCACCACCAAGAAGAGTGTCGAGAAGGCCAGCAAGGATGTGATCTGTGACCTGGCCGGCCAGGTGCGCTACGAGGAGGTGATCCAGCCCAAGGAGGTCACCGACCGCCAGGGCAACATCACCCTCAAGGCCCAGCGGCTCGGGCGTCTCTGGGTGCTCAGCGGCGATGTCTACAACCTTCCCCCCAACGCCCAGCCGGTGGTGCCCGGCACCCAACCGGTCAAGACCGGCGATGTGCTCGCCGAGAGCCGTCTGGTGAGCGAGTACGGCGGCGCCGTGCGCCTGCGGGAGTCCACCGGTGATTCAAGGGAGGTGCAGATCGTCACCGCCAGCCTCACCCTTAAAGATTGCAAGTTGCTGGGTGAATCCACCCACTCCGGTGAGACCTGGCACCTCGAGGGCAAGGACAGCATCCGCTACCTGCTCAAGACACGGCCGGGCAGCAAGATCAGCGGTGGCGAGGTGATCGCCGAGCTCGCCGACGATCGCTTCCGCACCAGCACCGGCGGCATGGTCAAGTTCGCCCCCGGGCTCACGATCAAAAAGGCCCGTTCGGCCAAGAACGGCTATGAGGTCAACAAGGGCGGCACCCTGCTGTGGATCCCCCAGGAAACCCATGAGATCAACAAGGACATCTCCCTGTTGATGATCGAGGACGGCCAGTGGATCGAGGCCGGCACCGAAGTGGTCAAGGACATCTTCAGCCAGACCGCCGGCATCGTCACGGTCACCCAGAAGAACGACATCCTGCGGGAGATCATCGTCCGCTCCGGCAAGCTGCATCTGATCAGCGACAGCAAAGTGCTCTCCCGCTATGGCGGTGACGGCAAGATGGTCAATCCCGGCGAGGAAATCGCCCCGGGTCTCAAGGCCGAGGCGATGCAGTTCGTCGAGGCCGTCGAAACCACCGAAGGCGGCGCGCTGCTGTTGCGGCCGGTGGAGGAATACGCCATTCCCGATGAGGCTCACCTGCCCGAGCTCGCCACGATCAAGCAGAACGGCGGCCCAACACTGGGTCTCAAGGCCGTGCAGCGCCTCACCTACAAGGACGGGGAGCTGATCAAGTCGGTGGACAGCATCGAGTTGTTGCGCACCCAGCTGATCCTGGAAACCCACGACACCACTCCCCAGATGACGGTGGACGTGGAATCGGTGCCCGACAAGCGCGCCAAAACGATCGAGCGCCTGCAGCTGGTGATTCTGGAATCCCTGCTCGTGCGCCGCGACACCCTCTCCGACGCCAGCCACGGCTCCACCCACACGGAGCTGCAGGTGGAGGACGGCATTGCCGTCAAGAGCGGTGATGTGGTCGCCACCACCCAGATTCTCTGCAAGGAGGATGGGGTTGTGCAGCTGCCCGATCTTGTCGAGGGTGAACCGATTCGCCGGTTGATCGTGGAGCGCGCCGGCGACACCAAGCCCATCGCACTGGGCTCCGCCAAGGCCAGTGTCAGCCTTGGCCAGCGGGTCGTCGACGGCGATGAACTCGCCCCCGGTGTCCTGGCCGGCCATTGCGGCGAGGTGGAGGCCATCGATGGCCACTCGGTCACCCTGCGCCTCGGCCGTCCCTACATGGTCTCGCCCGACTCGGTGCTGCATGTGCGCGACGGGGAGCTGGTGCAGCGCGGTGACGCCCTCGCCCTGCTGGTGTTCGAGCGTCAGAAGACCGGTGACATCGTCCAGGGTCTGCCCCGGATCGAGGAGCTGCTGGAGGCCCGCCGTCCGCGGGAATCGGCGATCCTCTGCCGCAAGGCCGGAACGGTGCAGATCAAGCTCGGCGACGATGGCGATTCGGTCACCGTTTCGGTGATCGAGCAGGACGACATGATCACCGACTACCCGATCCTGCTGGGGCGCAACGTGATGGTCAGCGATGGCCAGCAGGTCACCGCCGGTGAGTTCCTCACCGACGGCCCGGTCAACCCCCACGAGTTGCTCGATTGCTACTTCGAGGATCTGCGCTCCCGCAACCCGGCCCTCGACGCGGCCCAGGTGGCGATCTCCCATCTGCAATTCCGCCTGGTGCAGGAGGTGCAGAACGTCTACAAATCCCAGGGCGTCACCATCGATGACAAGCACATCGAGGTGATCGTGCGTCAGATGACCAGCAAGGTGCGCATCGAGGATGCGGGTGACACCACCCTGCTGCCCGGCGAGCTGATCGAGTTGCGTCAGGTGGAGCAGGTCAACGGCGCCATGGCGATCACCGGAGGGGCTCCTGCGGAGTTCACCCCTGTGCTGCTGGGCATCACCAAGGCCTCGCTCAACACCGACAGCTTCATCTCGGCGGCGTCCTTCCAGGAGACCACCCGGGTGCTGACCGAGGCGGCGATCGAGGGCAAGAGTGACTGGCTGCGGGGTCTCAAGGAGAACGTGATCATCGGTCGCCTGATCCCCGCCGGCACCGGTTTCAGCGGCTTCGAAGAGGAGCTGCGGGCCGAGGCCGGTCCCCACCCCGACATCCTCGATGAGGAGTCCTCGGGCTACCGCCGCGTCCAGAACCTGCGCCCGGATTACACCGTCGAGATGCCAGCGGCCCCCTCGGTGGCCTCCCAGGTGGTGCTCGACGACCCCTCCGATGAGGATCTGGAGGCCACCCGCAGCCGCCATGGCATCGAAGCCACGGCCAGCAGCTTCGCCGCCTTTGCCCGCCCTGCGGTGGATGAGGGTCTCGAAGAGGTGCTGATTGCCGATCCCGAGGCGATCGAAGGGCTCCAGGAGGAAGGCCTGCTCAGCGAGGAGTGA